The Lynx canadensis isolate LIC74 chromosome D1, mLynCan4.pri.v2, whole genome shotgun sequence genome has a segment encoding these proteins:
- the CD5 gene encoding LOW QUALITY PROTEIN: T-cell surface glycoprotein CD5 (The sequence of the model RefSeq protein was modified relative to this genomic sequence to represent the inferred CDS: deleted 1 base in 1 codon) — translation MGSQQPPLAALYLLGVLVTSCLGGPNLENSGLRVRLTSSNSHCQGQLEVSFKTNKLWHTVSSRSWGKNPNHWEDPKQASNLCRLLSCGEAVAFAHFPDFNSPKNQITCHGFMGSFSNCSFSNTNQRDPLGLICLEPPRTAPPPTTPPPTTTPQPTAPPRLQLVAGPGGLRCAGVVEFYWGSRGGAISYEAQDKTQDLENRICEALQCGSFLKHLPEEDTARAQDPEESRPLPIRWKIQNTSCASLEQCFSKVQPREGGRALAIVCSDFQPKVQSRLVGRRSLCEGSVEVRQGKQWEVLCDSPRPKGTARWEEVCQELQCGSVDSYRVLDAIETSHGLFCPQEKLSQCYQLQEKKAYCRRVFVTCHDPNPAGPGAGTVMSIILGLVLLAVLLVACGPHAYRKLVKKFRQKKQRQWIGPTGMNQNMSFHRNHTATVRSQVENPAVSHVENEYSHPPRNSHISACPALEGALHRVSTQPDNSSDSDYDLHGAQRL, via the exons TCACTTCCTGCCTGGGAGGGCCCAACTTGGAGAACTCAG GGCTCCGGGTGAGACTGACAAGCTCCAACTCGCACTGCCAGGGCCAGCTGGAGGTCTCCTTCAAGACCAACAAACTGTGGCACACGGTGTCTAGCCGGAGCTGGGGGAAGAACCCGAACCACTgggaggaccccaagcaggcctCGAATCTCTGCCGCCTGCTGTCCTGCGGGGAGGCCGTGGCCTTTGCCCACTTCCCTGACTTCAACAGTCCCAAGAACCAGATCACCTGCCACGGATTCATGGGGTCCTTCTCCAACTGCAGCTTCAGCAACACAAACCAGAGGGACCCTCTGGGCCTGATCTGCCTGG AGCCGCCCAGGACAGCACCTCCTcccacgacc cccccccccacaaccacTCCGCAGCCCACAG CCCCTCCCAGGCTGCAGCTGGTGGCAGGGCCCGGGGGCCTGCGGTGTGCCGGCGTCGTGGAGTTCTACTGGGGCAGCCGGGGTGGTGCCATCAGCTACGAGGCGCAGGACAAGACCCAGGACCTGGAGAACCGTATCTGTGAGGCCCTCCAATGTGGCTCCTTCCTGAAGCATCTGCCAGAGGAGGACACCGCCAGGGCCCAAGACCCAGAGGAGAGCAGGCCCTTGCCAATTCGATGGAAGATCCAGAACACGAGCTGTGCCTCCCTGGAGCAGTGCTTCAGTAAAGTCCAGCCCCGTGAGGGCGGCCGAGCTCTGGCCATCGTCTGTTCTG ATTTCCAGCCCAAGGTGCAGAGCCGCCTGGTGGGACGCCGCAGCCTGTGTGAGGGGTCCGTGGAGGTGCGCCAGGGCAAGCAGTGGGAAGTCCTGTGCGACAGCCCCCGGCCCAAGGGCACGGCGCGGTGGGAGGAGGTGTGCCAGGAGCTGCAGTGCGGCAGCGTCGACTCCTACCGGGTGCTGGATGCCATCGAGACCTCCCATGGGCTCTTCTGTCCCCAGGAGAAGCTGTCCCAGTGCTATCAGCTTCAAGAGAAAAAAGCCTACTGTAGGAGGGTGTTTGTCACAT GCCATGACCCAAACCCAGCAGGCCCGGGCGCAGGCACCGTGATGAGCATCATCCTGGGCCTCGTGCTCTTGGCCGTGCTGCTGGTCGCGTGCGGCCCTCATGCCTACCGGAAACTGGTGAAGAAAT TCCGCCAGAAGAAGCAACGCCAGTGGATTGGCCCGACAGGAATGAACCAGAACA TGTCTTTCCATCGCAACCACACGGCCACCGTCCGGTCCCAGGTTGAGAACCCCGCAGTGTCACACGTGGAGAATGAATATAGTCACCCTCCTAGGAACTCCCACATCTCTGCTTGCCCAG CTCTGGAAGGGGCCTTGCATCGTGTTTCCACCCAGCCCGATAACTCCTCCGACAGTGACTACGATTTGCACGGGGCTCAGAGGCTGTGA
- the VPS37C gene encoding vacuolar protein sorting-associated protein 37C isoform X3 — protein METLKDKTLEELEEMQNDPEAIDRLALESPEVQDLQLEREMALATNRSLAERNLEFQGPLEISRSNLSDKYQELRKLVERCQEQKAKLEKFASALKPETLLDLLQIEGMKIEEESEAMAEKFLEGEVPLETFLENFSSMRMLSHLRRVRVEKLQDVMRKPRVSQEPAGDAPPPRPPPPPRPAPPATPPVAEEPPPPPAAVPPYPLPYSPSPGMPVGPTAQGALQPAPFPVVSQPSFSYSGPLGPPYPSAQLGPRAAAGYPWSPQRSTPPRPGYPAAPTGASGPGYPLAGSRAPSPGYPQQAPYLSTGGKPPYPTQPQLPIFPGQPRPSGVPQPPYPPGPAPPYGFPAPQGPSWPGY, from the exons ATGGAGACACTAAAAGACAAGACCTTGGAGGAGCTGGAGGAAATGCAGAACGACCCGGAGGCCATTGACCGGCTGGCCCTGGAGTCCCCTGAG GTCCAGGACCTGCAGCTGGAACGAGAGATGGCTCTGGCCACCAACCGCAGCCTGGCCGAGCGGAACCTGGAGTTTCAAGGTCCCCTGGAGATCAGCCGCTCAAACCTCTCGGACAAGTACCAGGAGCTGCGGAAGCTCGTGGAGCGGTGCCAGGAGCAGAAGGCGAAGCTGG AGAAGTTTGCTTCAGCACTGAAGCCAGAGACCTTGTTAGACCTTCTGCAGATCGAAGGCATGAAGATTGAAGAAGAGTCTGAG GCCATGGCCGAGAAGTTCCTGGAGGGCGAGGTGCCCTTGGAAACGTTTCTGGAGAACTTCTCCTCCATGAGGATGCTGTCTCACCTGCGCAGGGTGCGCGTGGAGAAGCTTCAGGATGTGATGAGGAAGCCCAGAGTTTCCCAGGAGCCGGCTGGTGACGCCCCTCctccgcgccccccgcccccgcctcgccCGGCCCCCCCGGCGACACCCCCTGTGGCCGAAGagccgcccccgccgccggcgGCCGTGCCTCCCTACCCTTTGCCCTACAGCCCGTCTCCTGGCATGCCCGTGGGCCCCACCGCCCAAGGCGCGCTCCAGCCGGCCCCCTTCCCCGTGGTGTCCCAGCCCTCCTTTTCCTACAGTGGGCCTCTGGGCCCCCCTTACCCGTCAGCCCAGCTGGGACCCCGGGCTGCCGCGGGCTACCCCTGGTCCCCACAGAGGAGCACGCCCCCCCGGCCAGGCTATCCCGCGGCCCCCACTGGTGCCTCTGGCCCCGGATACCCCTTGGCGGGGAGCCGGGCCCCCAGTCCTGGCTATCCTCAACAGGCCCCTTACCTCTCGACTGGAGGAAAACCTCCTTACCCAACACAGCCCCAGCTCCCCATCTTCCCAGGCCAGCCCCGGCCCTCAGGCGTCCCCCAGCCGCCCTACCCTCCCGGGCCTGCCCCTCCCTATGGGTTTCCAGCACCTCAGGGGCCCTCCTGGCCCGGGTATTAG
- the VPS37C gene encoding vacuolar protein sorting-associated protein 37C isoform X4 — MALATNRSLAERNLEFQGPLEISRSNLSDKYQELRKLVERCQEQKAKLEKFASALKPETLLDLLQIEGMKIEEESEAMAEKFLEGEVPLETFLENFSSMRMLSHLRRVRVEKLQDVMRKPRVSQEPAGDAPPPRPPPPPRPAPPATPPVAEEPPPPPAAVPPYPLPYSPSPGMPVGPTAQGALQPAPFPVVSQPSFSYSGPLGPPYPSAQLGPRAAAGYPWSPQRSTPPRPGYPAAPTGASGPGYPLAGSRAPSPGYPQQAPYLSTGGKPPYPTQPQLPIFPGQPRPSGVPQPPYPPGPAPPYGFPAPQGPSWPGY, encoded by the exons ATGGCTCTGGCCACCAACCGCAGCCTGGCCGAGCGGAACCTGGAGTTTCAAGGTCCCCTGGAGATCAGCCGCTCAAACCTCTCGGACAAGTACCAGGAGCTGCGGAAGCTCGTGGAGCGGTGCCAGGAGCAGAAGGCGAAGCTGG AGAAGTTTGCTTCAGCACTGAAGCCAGAGACCTTGTTAGACCTTCTGCAGATCGAAGGCATGAAGATTGAAGAAGAGTCTGAG GCCATGGCCGAGAAGTTCCTGGAGGGCGAGGTGCCCTTGGAAACGTTTCTGGAGAACTTCTCCTCCATGAGGATGCTGTCTCACCTGCGCAGGGTGCGCGTGGAGAAGCTTCAGGATGTGATGAGGAAGCCCAGAGTTTCCCAGGAGCCGGCTGGTGACGCCCCTCctccgcgccccccgcccccgcctcgccCGGCCCCCCCGGCGACACCCCCTGTGGCCGAAGagccgcccccgccgccggcgGCCGTGCCTCCCTACCCTTTGCCCTACAGCCCGTCTCCTGGCATGCCCGTGGGCCCCACCGCCCAAGGCGCGCTCCAGCCGGCCCCCTTCCCCGTGGTGTCCCAGCCCTCCTTTTCCTACAGTGGGCCTCTGGGCCCCCCTTACCCGTCAGCCCAGCTGGGACCCCGGGCTGCCGCGGGCTACCCCTGGTCCCCACAGAGGAGCACGCCCCCCCGGCCAGGCTATCCCGCGGCCCCCACTGGTGCCTCTGGCCCCGGATACCCCTTGGCGGGGAGCCGGGCCCCCAGTCCTGGCTATCCTCAACAGGCCCCTTACCTCTCGACTGGAGGAAAACCTCCTTACCCAACACAGCCCCAGCTCCCCATCTTCCCAGGCCAGCCCCGGCCCTCAGGCGTCCCCCAGCCGCCCTACCCTCCCGGGCCTGCCCCTCCCTATGGGTTTCCAGCACCTCAGGGGCCCTCCTGGCCCGGGTATTAG
- the VPS37C gene encoding vacuolar protein sorting-associated protein 37C isoform X2, giving the protein METLKDKTLEELEEMQNDPEAIDRLALESPEVEQSCPGAQGRRKASRSRTCSWNERWLWPPTAAWPSGTWSFKVPWRSAAQTSRTSTRSCGSSWSGARSRRRSWFASALKPETLLDLLQIEGMKIEEESEAMAEKFLEGEVPLETFLENFSSMRMLSHLRRVRVEKLQDVMRKPRVSQEPAGDAPPPRPPPPPRPAPPATPPVAEEPPPPPAAVPPYPLPYSPSPGMPVGPTAQGALQPAPFPVVSQPSFSYSGPLGPPYPSAQLGPRAAAGYPWSPQRSTPPRPGYPAAPTGASGPGYPLAGSRAPSPGYPQQAPYLSTGGKPPYPTQPQLPIFPGQPRPSGVPQPPYPPGPAPPYGFPAPQGPSWPGY; this is encoded by the exons ATGGAGACACTAAAAGACAAGACCTTGGAGGAGCTGGAGGAAATGCAGAACGACCCGGAGGCCATTGACCGGCTGGCCCTGGAGTCCCCTGAGGTAGAGCAAAGCTGTCCTGGGgcccaaggaagaaggaaggccaGCAG GTCCAGGACCTGCAGCTGGAACGAGAGATGGCTCTGGCCACCAACCGCAGCCTGGCCGAGCGGAACCTGGAGTTTCAAGGTCCCCTGGAGATCAGCCGCTCAAACCTCTCGGACAAGTACCAGGAGCTGCGGAAGCTCGTGGAGCGGTGCCAGGAGCAGAAGGCGAAGCTGG TTTGCTTCAGCACTGAAGCCAGAGACCTTGTTAGACCTTCTGCAGATCGAAGGCATGAAGATTGAAGAAGAGTCTGAG GCCATGGCCGAGAAGTTCCTGGAGGGCGAGGTGCCCTTGGAAACGTTTCTGGAGAACTTCTCCTCCATGAGGATGCTGTCTCACCTGCGCAGGGTGCGCGTGGAGAAGCTTCAGGATGTGATGAGGAAGCCCAGAGTTTCCCAGGAGCCGGCTGGTGACGCCCCTCctccgcgccccccgcccccgcctcgccCGGCCCCCCCGGCGACACCCCCTGTGGCCGAAGagccgcccccgccgccggcgGCCGTGCCTCCCTACCCTTTGCCCTACAGCCCGTCTCCTGGCATGCCCGTGGGCCCCACCGCCCAAGGCGCGCTCCAGCCGGCCCCCTTCCCCGTGGTGTCCCAGCCCTCCTTTTCCTACAGTGGGCCTCTGGGCCCCCCTTACCCGTCAGCCCAGCTGGGACCCCGGGCTGCCGCGGGCTACCCCTGGTCCCCACAGAGGAGCACGCCCCCCCGGCCAGGCTATCCCGCGGCCCCCACTGGTGCCTCTGGCCCCGGATACCCCTTGGCGGGGAGCCGGGCCCCCAGTCCTGGCTATCCTCAACAGGCCCCTTACCTCTCGACTGGAGGAAAACCTCCTTACCCAACACAGCCCCAGCTCCCCATCTTCCCAGGCCAGCCCCGGCCCTCAGGCGTCCCCCAGCCGCCCTACCCTCCCGGGCCTGCCCCTCCCTATGGGTTTCCAGCACCTCAGGGGCCCTCCTGGCCCGGGTATTAG
- the VPS37C gene encoding vacuolar protein sorting-associated protein 37C isoform X1, with translation MRCLGHSALLGVRTRVCRTPAGGIAHFCRGGRCVPEAPGPACRGGEWRWWGGFSRSTSCSLRSRTCSWNERWLWPPTAAWPSGTWSFKVPWRSAAQTSRTSTRSCGSSWSGARSRRRSWFASALKPETLLDLLQIEGMKIEEESEAMAEKFLEGEVPLETFLENFSSMRMLSHLRRVRVEKLQDVMRKPRVSQEPAGDAPPPRPPPPPRPAPPATPPVAEEPPPPPAAVPPYPLPYSPSPGMPVGPTAQGALQPAPFPVVSQPSFSYSGPLGPPYPSAQLGPRAAAGYPWSPQRSTPPRPGYPAAPTGASGPGYPLAGSRAPSPGYPQQAPYLSTGGKPPYPTQPQLPIFPGQPRPSGVPQPPYPPGPAPPYGFPAPQGPSWPGY, from the exons ATGAGGTGCCTGGGTCACAGTGCTTTGCTCGGGGTCCGAACCCGGGTCTGTCGGACTCCAGCGGGGGGCATCGCCCACTTCTGCCGCGGTGGGCGATGCGTCCCAGAAGCCCCCGGTCCAGCCTGCCGCGGTGGTGAGTGGCGGTGGTGGGGAGGGTTCTCCCGGTCCACATCCTGTTCCCTTAGGTCCAGGACCTGCAGCTGGAACGAGAGATGGCTCTGGCCACCAACCGCAGCCTGGCCGAGCGGAACCTGGAGTTTCAAGGTCCCCTGGAGATCAGCCGCTCAAACCTCTCGGACAAGTACCAGGAGCTGCGGAAGCTCGTGGAGCGGTGCCAGGAGCAGAAGGCGAAGCTGG TTTGCTTCAGCACTGAAGCCAGAGACCTTGTTAGACCTTCTGCAGATCGAAGGCATGAAGATTGAAGAAGAGTCTGAG GCCATGGCCGAGAAGTTCCTGGAGGGCGAGGTGCCCTTGGAAACGTTTCTGGAGAACTTCTCCTCCATGAGGATGCTGTCTCACCTGCGCAGGGTGCGCGTGGAGAAGCTTCAGGATGTGATGAGGAAGCCCAGAGTTTCCCAGGAGCCGGCTGGTGACGCCCCTCctccgcgccccccgcccccgcctcgccCGGCCCCCCCGGCGACACCCCCTGTGGCCGAAGagccgcccccgccgccggcgGCCGTGCCTCCCTACCCTTTGCCCTACAGCCCGTCTCCTGGCATGCCCGTGGGCCCCACCGCCCAAGGCGCGCTCCAGCCGGCCCCCTTCCCCGTGGTGTCCCAGCCCTCCTTTTCCTACAGTGGGCCTCTGGGCCCCCCTTACCCGTCAGCCCAGCTGGGACCCCGGGCTGCCGCGGGCTACCCCTGGTCCCCACAGAGGAGCACGCCCCCCCGGCCAGGCTATCCCGCGGCCCCCACTGGTGCCTCTGGCCCCGGATACCCCTTGGCGGGGAGCCGGGCCCCCAGTCCTGGCTATCCTCAACAGGCCCCTTACCTCTCGACTGGAGGAAAACCTCCTTACCCAACACAGCCCCAGCTCCCCATCTTCCCAGGCCAGCCCCGGCCCTCAGGCGTCCCCCAGCCGCCCTACCCTCCCGGGCCTGCCCCTCCCTATGGGTTTCCAGCACCTCAGGGGCCCTCCTGGCCCGGGTATTAG